The following coding sequences are from one Rutidosis leptorrhynchoides isolate AG116_Rl617_1_P2 chromosome 11, CSIRO_AGI_Rlap_v1, whole genome shotgun sequence window:
- the LOC139875028 gene encoding uncharacterized protein, protein MFFQKSSSMDDQSKLPAPQPINHIIQSVPIKVEIETSQYNSWAELFKIHCRAHDLIDHLSYESPTEAVAANLLNTILETDTTAKKTWDRLKGIFHDNQGSHAVVLEHKFTNLKLANFPNISAYCQEVKMLADQMKNVGLDVTDQRMVLQLVAGLGDSYETIGTYISQSEKLPNFYEAGSKLILEESRKNRNFNPEIQPESTLNTTTGSRTTLCSNDGHNRSGNFQVNPNRGGRSGGRGGRPSWDPNHSWAYQPNWAPTPPCPYPTSRWAHPPNSPANASPGILGPTPNNNYAGSRAATSNYAPTAIDSAFQAMTPHPP, encoded by the exons ATGTTCTTCCAAAAATCATCTTCTATGGACGATCAATCCAAACTCCCTGCTCCTCAACCCATCAATCACATCATTCAATCTGTCCCAATCAAAGTTGAAATCGAAACCAGCCAATATAACTCATGGGCTGAATTGTTTAAGATTCACTGCAGAGCTCATGACCTGATCGACCATCTCTCCTATGAATCACCTACAGAAGCTGTTGCTGCTA ATTTGCTAAACACCATTCTTGAAACTGACACAACTGCAAAGAAGACTTGGGATCGTCTTAAAGGCATATTCCATGACAATCAAGGTTCCCATGCAGTTGTTCTTGAACACAAGTTTACAAACCTCAAGCTTGCCAATTTCCCAAACATCTCAGCATACTGTCAAGAGGTTAAGATGCTTGCCGATCAAATGAAAAATGTTGGTCTTGATGTCACAGACCAACGAATGGTTCTTCAACTGGTTGCCGGATTAGGCGATAGCTATGAAACAATTGGCACCTACATATCACAATCAGAGAAACTCCCCAATTTTTATGAAGCTGGGTCAAAATTGATCCTTGAAGAAAGCCGCAAAAACCGTAACTTCAATCCAGAAATTCAACCTGAAAGTACACTTAACACCACCACTGGCTCTCGCACCACACTCTGTTCCAATGATGGTCACAATCGGAGCGGAAATTTTCAGGTAAACCCGAACAGGGGTGGTCGCTCTGGTGGACGTGGTGGACG ACCATCATGGGATCCAAACCACTCATGGGCCTATCAACCAAACTGGGCTCCTACACCACCATGTCCCTATCCAACATCACGATGGGCTCACCCTCCAAACAGCCCAGCTAACGCATCTCCTGGAATTTTAGGTCCAACACCAAATAACAATTATGCTGGATCCAGAGCTGCTACGTCCAATTATGCTCCAACGGCCATTGACAGTGCCTTTCAAGCTATGACGCCACATCCACCATAG